In Helianthus annuus cultivar XRQ/B chromosome 3, HanXRQr2.0-SUNRISE, whole genome shotgun sequence, a single window of DNA contains:
- the LOC118490442 gene encoding uncharacterized protein LOC118490442: MAPYEMLYGRKCRTPVCWGEVGPRELAHKEVVQATNKKIEVVRAHLKAAQDRQKSYLDKRRRPIEFQVGDMVMLKVSPWKGVIRFRKKGKLSPRFIGPLKIIERVGKVAYRLELPEELSGIHGTFHESQLQKCLAEETAYIYYDDIEVDNSLNYAVKPLEILDRKVKDLRNKRIDQVKIKWEHRKGSDTTWESEEEMRHLYPPLFDVKISMNMIN, encoded by the exons ATGGCCCCATATGAGATGTTGTATGGTAGGAAGTGTAgaaccccggtgtgttggggtgaagtgggtccaCGTGAACTAGCCCACAAAGAAGTTGTCCAAGCCACTAACAAGAAAATCGAGGTGGTGCGAGCTCACCTGAAAGCTGCCCAAGATAGGCAAAAGTCTTATTTAGACAAAAGACGAAGACCGATTGAATTTCAAGTAGGCGACATGGTTATGTTGAAGGTATCTCCATGGAAAGGCGTGATCCGATTCAGGAAGAAAgggaaactaagcccgagatttatCGGACCACTTAAAATCATCGAACGAGTCGGTAAGGTAGCGTATCGCCTTGAGTTACCGGAAGAATTGAGCGGAATACATGGCACGTTTCATGAGTCACAATTGCAAAAATGTCTAGCGGAGGAAACGGCTTATATCTATTACGATGATATCGAAGTGGATAATAGCCTTAATTATGCAGTAAAGCCATTAGAGATTCTAGACCGAAAAGTTAAAGACTTGCGAAACAAGAGAATTGATCAAGTCAAGATCAAATGGGAGCATAGGAAGGGCTCGgacactacatgggagtccgaagaggagatgcggcACCTCTATCCGccattatttg ATGTGAAAATTTCTATGAACATGATTAATTGA